The following coding sequences lie in one Thalassoglobus polymorphus genomic window:
- a CDS encoding undecaprenyl-diphosphate phosphatase, with protein sequence MQTWEVIILGIVQGIAEFLPISSSGHLVILESLLGGDLENLELNITLHFGTLLSILVVFRKDLLPVLSNFKLMTSIVIATLPVVVTGLLLKSKFEAASSHAIYAGFGLLITSMLLFVTPRIDVGERQLSEIRYRDAFVIGLFQAIAPMPGISRSGSTIVGALLMGVKREAAASFSFYIAVPALLGATILTLKDLLEEGSAGTPLTTIAIGTFFAFIVGVAALKLLLKLVAAGKLAMFGFYCLALGSIVIASSMLGWL encoded by the coding sequence ATGCAAACTTGGGAAGTGATCATCCTGGGAATCGTACAAGGAATTGCTGAGTTTCTGCCAATCAGTTCCTCGGGCCATCTGGTCATTCTCGAATCTCTTCTCGGTGGAGACTTAGAGAACCTTGAGCTGAACATTACTCTGCATTTCGGAACGCTCTTGTCCATCCTGGTTGTTTTTCGCAAGGACCTGCTTCCGGTTCTCTCCAATTTCAAATTAATGACATCAATCGTGATCGCTACTCTGCCAGTGGTCGTCACAGGTTTACTCCTGAAGTCAAAATTTGAAGCAGCCTCTTCTCATGCAATCTACGCCGGCTTCGGCTTATTGATCACTTCGATGCTTCTCTTTGTGACTCCCCGGATCGATGTGGGTGAGAGGCAACTTTCTGAGATCCGTTATCGAGACGCATTCGTGATCGGCCTCTTCCAGGCAATCGCTCCCATGCCTGGAATTTCTCGTTCCGGCAGTACAATCGTGGGTGCACTTTTAATGGGAGTCAAACGAGAAGCAGCTGCGAGCTTTAGCTTTTACATCGCGGTTCCAGCCCTTCTGGGGGCTACGATTTTGACTCTCAAAGACCTGCTCGAAGAGGGCTCTGCAGGAACACCACTGACAACGATCGCCATCGGGACCTTCTTTGCGTTCATTGTCGGAGTCGCTGCGTTGAAACTACTCCTTAAACTGGTCGCAGCCGGAAAACTAGCGATGTTCGGCTTCTACTGCCTTGCTCTCGGAAGCATTGTTATTGCCAGTTCAATGCTCGGCTGGCTCTAA